One genomic window of Thermococcus indicus includes the following:
- the map gene encoding type II methionyl aminopeptidase: MDEREALIKAGEIARQVKKEVVELIKPGAKLYDIAEFVERRIVELGGKPAFPCNLSINEIAAHYTPYRGDETVLREGDYLKLDLGVHVDGYIADTAVTYRVGMEEDELMAAAREALENAISTIRAGTKINELGKAIEDTIRGKGFNPIVNLSGHKIERYKLHAGISIPNIYRPTDSYELKEGDVIAIEPFATTGAGQVIEVPPALIFMYVRDRPVRMAQARRLLMHIKREYKTLPFAYRWLQDFMPEGQLKLALAQLDRVGAVYSYPILREVRGGTVAQFEHTVIVEKDGAYIMT; this comes from the coding sequence GTGGACGAAAGGGAGGCACTGATAAAGGCCGGCGAGATAGCCAGACAGGTCAAGAAGGAAGTTGTCGAGCTCATAAAGCCGGGAGCAAAGCTCTATGATATCGCCGAGTTCGTTGAAAGGCGCATAGTTGAGCTTGGCGGAAAACCGGCGTTCCCGTGCAACCTTTCAATAAACGAGATTGCGGCCCACTACACACCCTACAGGGGCGACGAAACCGTCCTCAGGGAGGGCGACTACCTCAAGCTCGACCTCGGCGTTCATGTCGATGGCTACATAGCCGACACCGCCGTAACCTACCGCGTCGGGATGGAGGAGGACGAGCTGATGGCGGCCGCCAGGGAGGCCCTCGAAAACGCCATCTCCACGATCAGGGCAGGTACCAAGATAAACGAGCTGGGGAAGGCCATAGAGGACACCATACGCGGGAAGGGGTTCAACCCGATAGTCAATCTAAGCGGCCACAAGATAGAGCGCTACAAACTCCACGCCGGCATCAGCATACCCAACATTTACCGCCCCACCGATAGCTACGAGCTCAAGGAGGGGGACGTCATAGCGATAGAGCCCTTCGCGACCACCGGTGCCGGCCAGGTCATAGAGGTGCCGCCGGCGCTCATCTTCATGTACGTGCGCGATAGACCCGTGAGGATGGCCCAGGCAAGGAGGCTCCTCATGCACATCAAGAGGGAGTACAAAACGCTTCCCTTCGCCTACCGCTGGCTGCAGGACTTCATGCCGGAGGGACAGCTCAAGCTCGCCCTCGCCCAGCTCGACAGGGTCGGGGCCGTTTACAGCTACCCGATACTGCGTGAGGTCAGGGGCGGTACGGTCGCCCAGTTCGAGCACACGGTCATCGTGGAGAAGGACGGGGCCTACATCATGACCTAA